One Gemmatimonadales bacterium genomic window, TAGAACGGCACGATGGCATGGGCGGCATCCCCAATCAGGACGGCCGTGCTGCCAACATGCCACGGGTAGGTCCGAACCGTCACCATCGCGCCGGTGCGATTGGCAAAGAAGTCATCCACCAGCGTGGGCATGATGGGCAGCGCGTCGGGAAACTCCCGCCGAAAGAAGGCCTCGACATCGGCCGGGGTCTTGAGGCGATCGAAACCGTTCGGCCCGGTCATCGGCAGGTAGAGCGTTACTGTGAAGGAGGCATCCAGATTGGCCATGGCCATCATCATGAACGGACCGCGGGGCCAAATGTGCATCGCGTTACGCTCGAGCGCCGCCGTGCCGTCGGGGCGCGCCGGGATGTGCAGCTCCTTGTAGCCCTGCTCCAGAAAACTCTGCGAATAATCCTGGTACTCGCGCTTCTGAAGTACGCCGCGAACAACCGAGAACGCTCCATCCGCTCCGACGACGACCCCACGCTCAGTGCGTACGTCGCCGCCGCTCGCGCCGTCGACGTGACTGACGCTCCCGGCGGTCAGGTCGACGTCGACCACCCGCCGCTCGAAGTACAGCTCGACGTTCGGTGTCGCGCCCGCCGCCTGGACCAGGCCGCGATTGAGATCACCCCGGGAAAACGAGTTGATTGCCTGGGTACCCACACCATAGGGCTGATAGCTGACGTCGCCAGCCGGTGAGTGAATGGCACGGCGATAGAGCGGCACCCCGAGCGACAAGATGTCGTCGTCGAGTTCCAGGCGGCCGAGCGCGTCGAGACCGCGGGCCGAGATCGCGAGGTTGATGCTGCGGCCGCTCTCCATCCGATCGGCTCGAGGATCGCCTCGGCGCTCGACGACGACGACCCGAAAACCAGCCCGGCCCAGCAGGGCAGCCAGCATCGAGCCGACCAATCCGGCCCCGACGATGATGAAGGGCGGGCGCCCGGTCTCAGGCACGAAGCACCTCGGCCAGGGCGGCGGCCGTTCGCCAGACGTCGTGGAAGCTGTTGTAGAGCGGAACCGGCGCCATTCGAATCACATCCGGCTGTCGGAAGTCGGGCACCACTCCGCGGGCCCTAATGGCATCGAACGCTTGCCGCGCGCCTTCCCGCACGAGGAGCGACAGCTGAGCGCCCCGGGCGGCCGGGTCGCGTGGGGTGATCCGCTCGATCCGGCCGCCCGGGATCCGGTCGATGAGATACTCGAGGTACGCCGTCAGCTCCAGCGACTTGGTCCGCAGCGCCTGAGTGCCGACCCGATCGAACAGCTCAAGCGAGGCCACGAGGGGCGTCATCGAGAAAATCTGAGGATTGCTGATCTGCCATCCCTCGGCTCCGGCCTGTGGAACGAAGTCGCTGTTCAAATGCATTCGGAAGCGGGTTGCCGGGTCATTACCCCACCACCCGGCGTAGCGTTGAATCGTGAGATTCTGTCCGTGTCGATCGTGAACGTAGCAGGCACCAACCGCCCCCGGACCGGCGTTCAGATACTTGTACGAGCACCAAGCGGCAAAGTCGACGTTCCAGTCATGCAAGGCCAGCGGGACATTACCGGCCGTATGGGCAAGATCAAAGCCCGCAACTGCACCCGCGCGATGGGCCGCCGCCGTAATGCGTTCGATGTCGAAGAGCTGTCCGGTGTAGTACTGCACCCCGGGCCAGAGGACCAGGGCAATCTCATCGCCTTGTTCCCGGAGCATGCGCTCGATGGCTTCGGTAGCGATGAGTTGCTCGCCCGGCTCCGGGCCCAGCACGACCATACCTTCCCTGGGATCGATGCCACGCGTCGCCAGGTGCGTCGCGACCGCATAGGTGTCGGAGGGAAAGGCCGACTCCTCGATCAGGATCTTGCGACGACGTCCCTCCGGGCGATAGAAGCTGACCATCATGAGATGGAGGTTGACGGTCAGCGAGTTCATGAACACGACCTCACCGGGGCGCGCCCCGACGAGACGTGCGCCTGTCTCCCTGAAATTCTCGTGGTAGCTGAGCCAGGGCCGCACCGCATCGTGATGGCCTTCGACGCCGAGCCTGGCCCAGGCGTCAAACTCCTCGGCCATCAGGGCTGGGACCTGCTTGGGCATCAGGCCGAGCGAATTGCCGCAGAGGTACACGAGGGGACGGCCGTCCGGACCGACCGGCATGGCAAACTCGTCGCGGTACCCGGCAAGCGGATCTGCGGCGTCTCGAGCCAGTGCCCAGGCCTCGGTCGGCTCAAAGGAATAGGTCATAGAAAGGCGCCCAACGGCCGATCGAGAAACTCGAGCGCCGTCTTGTAGAGAAGCCAATCCCGCGTTTCCGCGGAGAGGTCGTTCATCGACTCGATCATCTGGCCGGGGACCGTCTCACCGAGCGGGAACGGATAGTCGGTTCCCAAGGCAACCCGATTCGCTCCCATCAGCCGAATCAGCCAGCGAAGCAGTTCCGGGTCGTGCGTCAGCGAGTCGACATAAAAGCGGTCGAGATACCGGGTGGGCGGGTAGGGGTTGTCGATCGCCACGAGATCGGGGCGCGCCTCGAAACCATGGGTCAGGCGGCCCAGAATTCCGACGAAGCTGCCGCCACCGTGCGCAAAGCAGATGCGCAGCTTCGGCAGCCGCTCGAGCACACCGCCAAAGATGATCGACGCGATGGCCAGCGCCGACTCCGTTGGCATCCCGACGAGCCACGGCAACCAGTACCTGCGCATCCGCTCGGGGGCGAGCATTTCCCACGGGTGCACGAAGACCGCGGCACCGAGGTCTGCCGCTGCTTCGAAGAACGGAAACAGCTCCGGGGCGTCGAAGTTCCACGCATTGACGTGGGTGCCGATCTGCACCCCGGCCAGACGCAGATCCTTGACGCAGCGCTCGAGCTCCCGGATGGCCAGGTCGGGGTCCTGCATCGGCACGGTACCCAGGCCCACGAACCGCCTCGGATTGGTGGCCACGACCCAGGCGAGATGATCGTTGAGCAGCTTGGACAGATCGTCGGCATGCGCCGGCGCCGCCCAGTAGCTGAACATGACCGGGACGGTGGACAGAACTTGCACGTGCACGCCGTCGCGATCGCAGTCCTCGAGTCGCCGACGAGGGTCCCAGCAGCTGTCGTCGATTTCCCGAAACATCTTGCCATCGACGAACAGTTGCGCCCGACACGGCGCAACGTGCTGCATCTCGAGAAAGCCGCCGTACCCGTACCGATCGCGCAGGTTCGGCCAGGACTCGGGAAGGATGTGGGTGTGAAGGTCGATCTTGAGCAAGCGGCGCCGCGACCCTACTTCTTGGCGATCGGCGGCGGCATTACCGTGCCGCACTTCTTGCACGTCCGCTTCGCCTCGTCGGCCGAAAAGGCCTCGATCAGCGGCTTGAGTTGCTTGCCCAGGTCGACCAGTTCGAAGCTGGCATCGTAGAGCATCTCTCCGCAGTTGTCACAGAACCAACGGAGGTGGTCGACTTCACCGTCCGCGCGCTTTCGCTCGATGACCAAACCGACGGTGTTGGCAGGTCGCTGCGGAGAATGCGGGATCCCGGCCGGAAGGAGAAACATCTCGCCCTCGCGGATCGGAATGTCCCTCACCTCGCCATCCTGAATCGTGCGGACGACGATGTCGCCTTCGATCTGGTAGAAGAACTCCTCGCCGTCCTCGACGTGGAAGTCCTTGCGCTGGTTCGGACCGCCCACCACCATGACAAGGAACTCCGCATCCTGCCATACCATCTTGTTGCCGACCGGCGGCTTGAGCAGTTCGCGGTGCTCGTCAATCCAGCGCTTGAGGTTGATCGGGGGCAAGACCGGCATGATCGACTCCGTCGGTTTCCAGGGCGTAATACTATGGTCGATTTTTATTATATCGCATCACCGTTCCGCGAGGTAGCGGCCCGCCGCCGAGAAGAACGCTACCTGCCCTGGCTCACGAAGACACCCCGAATGTAACGGCTCATCCGGAGCCGACGACCCTCCGGAAGTGCGCCTGGTCGATGGCGCCCTGGGTGCAAACGACCAGTACCGTCCGATCCGGCCCGAGCCCAAGGCGCTCCCGAAGGGCGGGGTCGACTCCTCCGGCAGCGAGTCCGGCCAACGCCCCTGTCGTCGACGCGCCTGAGCTGCCGGCTTCGAGCGAGATCTCGCCGCGGGCAGCGGCGAACAGCAACCGCATTCCCTGCTCAGCAACCGCATCGTCGACTCCGACCATGGCATCGATCCCGTCACGAATCGCCGGCCACGACGAAAGAGATACCTCGGCGCAATTGAGATACGACATCGTCGTCTTGCCGTTGCCTGCCGACACAGCCGGGGCGCCATCGTCCGATTGCAGCGACGCCGAAAGGCAGTCGCCGGCCACCGGCTCGACGCCGATGATGCGCGGCGGACGGGCCCGTCGGCGGTAGTGCTCGACGCCGGCATGGAGAATGCCACCGACACCCGCCGGAATCAGAACCGCATCGGGCTCGCGCCACCCGGCCTGCGCGAGTTGCTCGTCGATCTCGGCGAAGACGGTGCTGTAACCCTCGACAACCAACGGGGGAATCTCGAGGTAGCCGGGATATCCGACGTCGCTGATGACCTGCCATCCCTGCGCCTGACTGACCCGGGCACAATGCTGAACGGCGTCCTCGTAGCTCCCTTCGACCAGCTCCACCCGGGCGCCCTCACCCCGAATGGCGTCGACCTGAGCCGGCGTCGCTCCACTGGGCAGAAAGATCACACAGGGCAGACCCGCGAGCCGGGCCGCCCATGCGACTGCGCGACCGTGATTGCCGGCGCTGGCAGCCGAAACGGTACCGAGTGGCGCACTCCGCTCCGTCTGCAGCCGGTGGAGCGCCCAAGACGCGCCGAGCCCCTTGAAGGCGCCAAGCCCGAACCGAGGCGCCTCGTACTTGACATAGAGACCACCGAGCCCGAGCGCCACTGCAAGCGCAGGTCGCGACACCAGCGGGGTTGCTGCGTAGCCCGGCAGGGTCCGGTGAAAAGCCCGAACCGGCGCCCGGGATGGTGCCTCGATGACGCCCGGCCGACGGAACCGATTGAAGACCACCCTGACTTGTGCGTCAGTCATGCCGGAGGCCACCGATCTCGAGCACCACCCCGACACCCCGCTCTGCCGCCCGCCGGTTGACGAAATGCGCCGCCGCAAGGTCTTCGATCGCGAGGCCAAGCGACTTGAAGAGCGTGATGTCGCCGGGGGCGGTGCGCCCCGGCACGAGCCCCTCGAGCACCTCGCCAACTTCGCCGATCAGATGCTCGTCGCCATAGCGACCCTCGCCGCGAGGAATCAGGAAATCGCCGCTCTCCGCAAAGAGCGACTCGCGTCGATCGGCGTAGACCCGCGCCGCCGCTACCGTGTCGCTGTCGATTTCGCGCGCCGCCGCGACGGATGCGCCAACGGCATTGAGATGGGCGCCATCGGCAACCCAGGAACGTTGGATGACCGGTTCACGCGCCGACGTGACCGTACAGATGATGTCGGCGCCCCGGAGCGCCCCCTCCGCACTGTTGGCGACTTCGATCGGAAAGGGATAGCGACCCTGAACCGCCGCGACACACTTGGCCGCGTTGGCGGGGTTGCGGCTCCAGATCCGCACCCTCCGTAGCTTGCGTACTGCCGCAACGGCATCGAGATGGGTTCGCGCCTGTACCCCGCTGCCAAGAATGGCCAGATCGCCGGCGTCCGGGTTGGCCAACGCCCCGGTTGCCACCCCGGACACGGCAGCCGTGCGGATGGCCGTGACCGAGGCCGCGTCGAGGATAGCCTCGAGCGAACCATGCTGCGCCTCGAACAGCAACACGACGCCCTGATGGGAGTCGAAACGGGTTCCCTCGTTACCAGGGAATACCGTGATGGCCTTGAGACCGATGGCCTTGGGCGGATCGAGGTATGACGGCATCGAACCGAAGATCCCCTTCCCCTCCGGCAGGCGCAGGATCGTGCGCAGTGGCAGCAGGGCCCCACCTCGCGTCATGGTGCGGAGCGTTCCCTCCATCAAGGGGACGCAGTCGACCATCGGGAGCAACTCAGTCACCTGCTGTTGAGTAAGGATCCGTACTGACATGGGGAGCCCGGGAAGCGTGGAACACGAGCGGCATCACGCCGCAGAACGATCCCCAACTTGAGGCCCCTCAACACGTGACGCAACTGCCCTCCTCGATGCAGGCGGGCAATGGTGGCAATCGCTGTCGGTACGCTACTGCGAAATGGCGGGGGCGTTCCCACTTCGGTGCCAGCGAACCCCGGGCTGATTGACCAGGCGGATCTGTGGCGTGGGCTGAGCAAGGTAGGCAACCGACATGGCGACCGACTGCCCTTCCTGCTTGTAGTCGATGGTCAGGAATAGGGTGTCGGCAACCTCGCTCCGTTGAATCCGGGTAATCGGGTGCACCGAGAACTGCGTGTTGGCGGTACCGTTCTGAAAGGCAACCGACGTTTGATTGAGCCAGAAACTTCGACCGGCGTACCGGCCGTCAGAGGTGGACCACGTGCCAGCGATTTCGGCCGGCAACGGAATGCTCCGGACGAACTGCCGGTAACCCGTCAACGCGACCGCGCCGATGGCGACGGCAGCAAGAACCCGAACAATGAGACCGACCGGCAGCACAAAACGCCGTGCTTCGCGCTCCGCCTCGGCCTTCGCTGCTGCCTTCTCTTTCTTTCGGTTGCGCTTGGGAAGCCGGAAGACGACGCCGACACCCGTGAGATAGTCGCGAAGGCGAACGGGCGTTGCCAGGTTGCCGTCGGCAATACCTGTGACGTACCCCTGGTCCTCGGTTTCAGACGATGATTTCCCGGCAGTCGGATTGGTCATCGCTCAATACCTCGAGGCGCGGCCGATGAAGCCGCCGTCGTTGCCGAGCACGATATCGTCCAGACCAGGTCCCGAAGTAATCGACGTCGCGGTGGACCCGTCCTTCCCAACGCTGTAGATGTCGTACAGCGTGTTCAGTTCGACACCGAACACATCAGTCCGCGGCGTACCACCCAATGTCAGATTCACATAGACGTAGGGGCGACCCCAGGGGTCGAGCATTCCGGCCCGGTCGATCGCGGCGAGTGAGGGGGGCGGGCTGTTGTTGCTCGATGCGGCCACGTAGCCCTGGGCGTCGATTGCCAGCGCCCGGATATCACCGATGGCGCGCGCGATCTTGGCCTGGTCGACGGTGTACTGCGTCCGAACCACCGCAAAGGAGGCCAGCGCACCGAGAACGACGGTAACGGTAAGAAGTTCGATCAGCGTGAAGCCTCGGTTTCCTTCCGTACAGGCAAGCAAACCGGGCAGCCGATCGGTGCCCAGACTCGACTCGTCCCTTCGCATGCCCGCGACCCTACGCAAGCTATGAGCCCATTGCCTCAACAGCAGCAATTTCAACAACTTAGCTCTCAAGCCGGAGACCGCCTACCGTCGCGTTCTGCGACGGTAGACTGAAATCGGGCCCACCCGGCCGTGACCCGCCAGTCTTAGTTCATCGACAAGAGACGCCGGGCGTCCGCCACTTTGGTTTTGAGCTGAGCGGCGGCAGACATAGCCTGGGCAAGGTTGCCCGCGTCGAAGTCCTGTTTGGCCGCGGCCCAGGCCCCGGGCCAGGTTGGGGCCTCGGCTTTCAGCGCGTCGAATCGGGCCTGATCGATTCCTGGGGGGAGTCGGCGCATCGCACCGAGCTGGGTGACTCGGGCCACCACGGCTTCCAGCTGTGGTGGCAACTCATTCGCGGTGGCGGTGAACCCGGTGGTCAGTTGCTGGCGGCGGTTTCCGAGATTGGCACGGAGGTCCCGAACGGAGAGCCCCAGGTTGCGGGCGCCTCTCGACGCAGCGGAGTACTCGCCCGCGGCAACGTGGGCCTTCATGGCCGCCACACTGTCGACCAGCACCGCCAGCTCCACCGGGGCGACCTTCTCTGCCTCCGGACGCACAGCCGCAATGTCCTGTTCAGCCCTGGCGATGGCCTTTTCGGCGGATTGCTTGGCGCAGCCGACGAGACCGCTGCTCAGCAGCAGCACCAGCCCAATGGTCCGTGTTCGCATGATTCCTCCGGCGTGTGATACGGATCGCTCGTGAACACCCTCCTGCCGCCTGGCCAAAGGCCGGGCGCGCAACATAGACCTCATGCGGCGGCGCGCCGTCACGAGGAAACCGAGGCAATATCGAAACCTGCCAGGCGCATGCGAGCCACCACGCCCGAATGGCCCGAACCGGGATGTCGCAATCTACACCCGCACCGGCGAATCGCCGAGATTTGTCGAGCCGCAGTGTACGCGCGGGAGCGGACCCGCGCGGGGAGCGCGATTGACAAGAGAAAGCCCGGGACAGTAACCTTCCCCGATCCAGCGCACGGGTCGCGCTGCGCGGGGCCTTAGCTCAGTTGGGAGAGCGATTGCTTTGCAAGCAATAGGTCGCCGGTTCGATCCCGGCAGGCTCCATTCACCGCATCAGGCCGTCCTCAACGTCTGCGCCCCAGCCCTCAGGCTGGGGCGTCGTGCGTTCCGGGACTTGCGCCGGACTCCCCGTCAAACAGGTCGGGGGTTTCGCTCGACGAAGCCGCGCTGATGGAAGTACGGATAAGCCATCGGCGTGGCGCTGGCCGCATCGAGGCGGGCGATCTGTTCGGACGTCAGGTTCCACCCGATGGCACCGAGATTGTGCTCCAACTGTGCCTCGGTACGAGCACCGACAATCACTGTTGCCACAGTCGGGCGCTGGAGCAGCCAGTTGATGGCGATCTGGGGAACGGTCTTGCCGGTCTCCGCCGCCACCTGGTCGATGGCATCGACGACGCGATAGAGGTACTCGTCATCGACCGGAGGCGCGGCCGCCATGGTCGCCCGCGACCGCATTCTGGTGGTCTCGGGCTGAGGCTGGCCCCTGCGCAGCTTCCCGGTCAATCGGGCCCAGCCGAGCGGACTCCAGACCATCCCCCCGACCTTTTGATCCAGGGCCAGGGGCATCAGTTCCCACTCGTAGCTCCGCCCGACCAGCGAGTAGTATACCTGGTGCGCGACGTATCGCGCCCAACCGTACCGTTCGGACACCGCCAGCGACTTCATCAGGTGCCAGCCCGAGAAGTTCGAACAGGCGATATAGCGCACCTTGCCGCTGCGCACCAAATCGTCCAGGGCGCGCAGCGTTTCCTCCACGGGCGTCAGGGCGTCGAATCCGTGAAGATGGTAGATATCGATGTAGTCCGTGCCGAGCCGTCGCAAGCTCGCCTCGCAAGAGGCAATCAGGTGCATCCGAGACGATCCGACGTCGTTCGGCCCGTCTCCCATGCGAAAGGAGCATTTGGTGGAGATCAGCGCGCGATTCCGACGGCCGGCGAGGGCTCGCCCGAGCATCTCTTCGGATCGGCCGGCAGAATAGGTGTTGGCCGTGTCGAATAGAGTGATGCCGGCGCCGAGGCAGACATCGACCATCCGGATCGCCTCATCGACCTCGGTTTCCCCAAACCCGCGGAAGTAGTCTCCCTGTCCACCAAACGTGGCCGTTCCGAGACTGAGGGCTGGTACCTTGAGTCCCGAGCTTCCCAGCAGTCTGTATTCCATATCTGGCGCATCCTCGGATTGGCGCAGGGTGGACTCGATTGTATGGGAGGCGGCAGACCCTGGCAATCCCCCGTGCGGACGCCGGCGAGGGCTCGAGCACCCGTAGTCCCGTGATGCCGCTCCGGTGTACATTCCGACCCGTCTTGTCCGGATACTCACCCTCCCCGGGAGCCATCGTGTGGGAGGGGGCACGCGCCCCACCGGCCCTGCGTTTCGAAAGGTTTGACCTGACATGAGCTGGGATCAACTCGCCGACCGTGTTCTCGACGGCTCCGAAGCTAGCGCTGATGACGCGCGAGCCATTCTGACCTCGTCCGATGAGCAACTCGACGATCTGCTGCAAGCCGCCTTTCGCATCCGCGAGCGGTACCACGGGCGCACGGTTCGGATTCATGTGCTGCGCAACGCCAAGAGCGGTCTCTGCCCGGAGGACTGTGCCTTCTGCAGCCAGTCCGTCACCAATGCGTCGCCCGTCGAACGGTATAAGCTGCAGACCGTCGACGACCTGGTAGCGGGCGCGCGCGAGGCCCACCGGCGCGGTGCCGTCAAGTACTGCATGGTGACCAGTACCCGGGGGCCAGCCGAGCGCGAGCTGGACGTGATTTGCGAAGCAACGCGCCAGATCAAGGCGGAGCTCAACATCAAGGTGTGCGCCTCGCTCGGTTTGCTCGAGCAGCACCAGGCCGATCGCCTGGCGGCCGCCGGGGTCGACCGTTTCAATCACAACCTCGAATCGTCGCGGCGCTTTTACCCCGAGATCTGCTCGACCCATGACTTCGAGGACCGCGTCACGACCGTCAAGCGCGCCAGGCAAGCCGGTATGGAAGCCTGTTGTGGCGGCATCATGGGCATGGGAGAAACCATCGATGACCGCGTCGCTCTCGCGCTCGAACTGCGGGCCCTTCAGGTCGAGTCCATTCCGGTCAACTTCCTCAACCCGCGACCCGGCACACCGCTCGCCGACGTCGAACGCCTGGCCCCGGAGGATTGCCTCCGCGCACTGGCCATGATGCGCTTCGTCAACCCGACGCGGGATATTCGCGTCGCCGGCGGACGCGAGGTCAACCTGCGGGAGCAGCAGCACCGCGCGCTGCTGCCAGCCAACTCGATGTTCATCGACGGCTACCTGACGACGCCTGGCGCCGGATGGGAAGCCGACCTCAAGATGATCCAGGACGCCGGCTTCACGGTTGCCGCGCTGTCGGTGACCTGACGGCCGCGATGCCGCAATTTGTCGTCATCACGGGGTCCGACACGGGTGTCGGCAAGACCGTGGTGACGACCGCCTTGGGTCGAAGCCTCGCCGCCGCCGGCCGGCGCGTGGTCGCGATCAAGCCGATCGAAAGCGGCTGCCCTGCCGAGGTGCCCGTCGCCACCGAGGATGGCGTCCGGATTGCACGCGCCACTGGGCAGCAGCGTCCAACCGCCGCGCTCCGGCGCTATCGCGCCGCGGTAACACCAGCGGTCGCAGCCGACCTCGAGGGGCGCCCGGTCCCCCTGGCGGACCTGCTCGACGAAATCCATCATCAGAGTCGCGACGCCGACATCGTGCTCCTCGAGGGGGCGGGCGGTTTGCTGTCGCCGCCAGCCTGGGACTGGAGCTATCTCGACCTGGCCCGAGAGCTTGGCGCCGCTGTCCTGGTCGTCGTCGCCAACCGGCTGGGCTGCCTGAGCCACACCCTGCTCACGGTGTCTGCGCTGACGGCGGCCGGCGTGCCCGTAATCGGTCTCGTGATGTCCGAGGTGTCCGAAGTGTCCGCAGCCGACGAATCGACCAGCTCGAATCAGGCCGCCTTGGCGCGCCTGCTGCCGGCTGCCCGGATCGCAGCACTCGATTACCTCACACCCGACCGGATTGATACCGCGAGACTCGACGCCCTGCTGCCTTGGTTCGACAGATGACGAGCAGGCGCTTCGCACAATCCCTCCGCAGCGAATTGGACGCCTTGGCACAACACGCCATGCTGCGACAGCTCCGGACCGTCGAACACCGTAAGGGTGCCTCAATCGAGCTGGAGGGGCGAGCCGTACTGGACTTCTCGTCGAACGATTACCTCGGGCTGGCCACCGATCCTCGACTCGCCGCTCGGGCGCGGGCCGCCTTCGCGACGCCCCATGTTGGCGCCACGGCATCTCGCAGTCTCGGCGGCAACCACGCCCCGCACGACCAGCTCGAGGCCGCGCTCGCTGCGCTCAAGGGCACCGAGGCCGCCCTCCTCTTTTCCACGGGCTTCGCTGCCAACACCGGCATCCTGCCGGCACTGGCGGGGCGCGATGACGTGATCTACTCGGATGCGCTCAATCATGCCTCCATCGTCGACGGCTGCCGGCTCGCCAGGGCAACGACGCGGATCGTGGCCCACTGCGACCTGAGCGCGCTCGAGCAGCAGCTCTCGGCCGATGAGGGCAAGTACCGGCGCAGTCTGATCGTAGTCGAGGGCGTCTTCTCGATGGACGGCGATCTCTATCCCCTGGCCGAGCTGGTACCACTCGCCGAGCGGTTCGACGCCGCGATCCTCCTCGACGACGCCCACGCGACCGGAGTGCTCGGCCCGAATGGACGCGGCTCCGCCGAGCACTGGGGTGTCGAAGGGGCGATCGACGTGACGGTCGGCACGCTCGGCAAGGCATTCGGCACCTCCGGCGCATTCGTCGCCGGCTCCGAGACCCTTCGGACCCATCTGCTCAACCGGGCGCGGTCGTTCATCTTCTCGACCGGCACACCCCCCAGTCTCTGCTCGGTGACCCTCGAAGCGCTCGCCATCGCCGCCAGCGAACCGGATCGGCGGACTCGACTGTTCGAGGCTGCTCGTCACCTGCGCAACGGCCTGGCGCGCCTCGGGTTGATGCCCGCAACGGATGGACCGGGCCATAT contains:
- the bioB gene encoding biotin synthase BioB; the protein is MSWDQLADRVLDGSEASADDARAILTSSDEQLDDLLQAAFRIRERYHGRTVRIHVLRNAKSGLCPEDCAFCSQSVTNASPVERYKLQTVDDLVAGAREAHRRGAVKYCMVTSTRGPAERELDVICEATRQIKAELNIKVCASLGLLEQHQADRLAAAGVDRFNHNLESSRRFYPEICSTHDFEDRVTTVKRARQAGMEACCGGIMGMGETIDDRVALALELRALQVESIPVNFLNPRPGTPLADVERLAPEDCLRALAMMRFVNPTRDIRVAGGREVNLREQQHRALLPANSMFIDGYLTTPGAGWEADLKMIQDAGFTVAALSVT
- a CDS encoding amidohydrolase; the encoded protein is MQEVRHGNAAADRQEVGSRRRLLKIDLHTHILPESWPNLRDRYGYGGFLEMQHVAPCRAQLFVDGKMFREIDDSCWDPRRRLEDCDRDGVHVQVLSTVPVMFSYWAAPAHADDLSKLLNDHLAWVVATNPRRFVGLGTVPMQDPDLAIRELERCVKDLRLAGVQIGTHVNAWNFDAPELFPFFEAAADLGAAVFVHPWEMLAPERMRRYWLPWLVGMPTESALAIASIIFGGVLERLPKLRICFAHGGGSFVGILGRLTHGFEARPDLVAIDNPYPPTRYLDRFYVDSLTHDPELLRWLIRLMGANRVALGTDYPFPLGETVPGQMIESMNDLSAETRDWLLYKTALEFLDRPLGAFL
- a CDS encoding aldo/keto reductase — encoded protein: MEYRLLGSSGLKVPALSLGTATFGGQGDYFRGFGETEVDEAIRMVDVCLGAGITLFDTANTYSAGRSEEMLGRALAGRRNRALISTKCSFRMGDGPNDVGSSRMHLIASCEASLRRLGTDYIDIYHLHGFDALTPVEETLRALDDLVRSGKVRYIACSNFSGWHLMKSLAVSERYGWARYVAHQVYYSLVGRSYEWELMPLALDQKVGGMVWSPLGWARLTGKLRRGQPQPETTRMRSRATMAAAPPVDDEYLYRVVDAIDQVAAETGKTVPQIAINWLLQRPTVATVIVGARTEAQLEHNLGAIGWNLTSEQIARLDAASATPMAYPYFHQRGFVERNPRPV
- a CDS encoding 3-hydroxyanthranilate 3,4-dioxygenase; the protein is MPVLPPINLKRWIDEHRELLKPPVGNKMVWQDAEFLVMVVGGPNQRKDFHVEDGEEFFYQIEGDIVVRTIQDGEVRDIPIREGEMFLLPAGIPHSPQRPANTVGLVIERKRADGEVDHLRWFCDNCGEMLYDASFELVDLGKQLKPLIEAFSADEAKRTCKKCGTVMPPPIAKK
- a CDS encoding FAD-dependent monooxygenase, with the protein product MPETGRPPFIIVGAGLVGSMLAALLGRAGFRVVVVERRGDPRADRMESGRSINLAISARGLDALGRLELDDDILSLGVPLYRRAIHSPAGDVSYQPYGVGTQAINSFSRGDLNRGLVQAAGATPNVELYFERRVVDVDLTAGSVSHVDGASGGDVRTERGVVVGADGAFSVVRGVLQKREYQDYSQSFLEQGYKELHIPARPDGTAALERNAMHIWPRGPFMMMAMANLDASFTVTLYLPMTGPNGFDRLKTPADVEAFFRREFPDALPIMPTLVDDFFANRTGAMVTVRTYPWHVGSTAVLIGDAAHAIVPFYGQGANAGFEDCLEFVEQVKRSPDDLEGAFARYAERRKPNTEAIADLALANFVEMRDHVASPLFRLKKRFETLLYAWFPRWFVPLYPMIAFSLVPYAEARARAERQARSIRRLGIGLAGGALLAVLWLVIS
- a CDS encoding prepilin-type N-terminal cleavage/methylation domain-containing protein, which produces MRRDESSLGTDRLPGLLACTEGNRGFTLIELLTVTVVLGALASFAVVRTQYTVDQAKIARAIGDIRALAIDAQGYVAASSNNSPPPSLAAIDRAGMLDPWGRPYVYVNLTLGGTPRTDVFGVELNTLYDIYSVGKDGSTATSITSGPGLDDIVLGNDGGFIGRASRY
- the kynU gene encoding kynureninase — its product is MTYSFEPTEAWALARDAADPLAGYRDEFAMPVGPDGRPLVYLCGNSLGLMPKQVPALMAEEFDAWARLGVEGHHDAVRPWLSYHENFRETGARLVGARPGEVVFMNSLTVNLHLMMVSFYRPEGRRRKILIEESAFPSDTYAVATHLATRGIDPREGMVVLGPEPGEQLIATEAIERMLREQGDEIALVLWPGVQYYTGQLFDIERITAAAHRAGAVAGFDLAHTAGNVPLALHDWNVDFAAWCSYKYLNAGPGAVGACYVHDRHGQNLTIQRYAGWWGNDPATRFRMHLNSDFVPQAGAEGWQISNPQIFSMTPLVASLELFDRVGTQALRTKSLELTAYLEYLIDRIPGGRIERITPRDPAARGAQLSLLVREGARQAFDAIRARGVVPDFRQPDVIRMAPVPLYNSFHDVWRTAAALAEVLRA
- a CDS encoding ornithine cyclodeaminase family protein, translating into MVDCVPLMEGTLRTMTRGGALLPLRTILRLPEGKGIFGSMPSYLDPPKAIGLKAITVFPGNEGTRFDSHQGVVLLFEAQHGSLEAILDAASVTAIRTAAVSGVATGALANPDAGDLAILGSGVQARTHLDAVAAVRKLRRVRIWSRNPANAAKCVAAVQGRYPFPIEVANSAEGALRGADIICTVTSAREPVIQRSWVADGAHLNAVGASVAAAREIDSDTVAAARVYADRRESLFAESGDFLIPRGEGRYGDEHLIGEVGEVLEGLVPGRTAPGDITLFKSLGLAIEDLAAAHFVNRRAAERGVGVVLEIGGLRHD
- a CDS encoding diaminopropionate ammonia-lyase, with protein sequence MTDAQVRVVFNRFRRPGVIEAPSRAPVRAFHRTLPGYAATPLVSRPALAVALGLGGLYVKYEAPRFGLGAFKGLGASWALHRLQTERSAPLGTVSAASAGNHGRAVAWAARLAGLPCVIFLPSGATPAQVDAIRGEGARVELVEGSYEDAVQHCARVSQAQGWQVISDVGYPGYLEIPPLVVEGYSTVFAEIDEQLAQAGWREPDAVLIPAGVGGILHAGVEHYRRRARPPRIIGVEPVAGDCLSASLQSDDGAPAVSAGNGKTTMSYLNCAEVSLSSWPAIRDGIDAMVGVDDAVAEQGMRLLFAAARGEISLEAGSSGASTTGALAGLAAGGVDPALRERLGLGPDRTVLVVCTQGAIDQAHFRRVVGSG